The following coding sequences are from one Buchnera aphidicola (Cinara confinis) window:
- the aroE gene encoding shikimate dehydrogenase yields MLQKSILEKKIKRVTLFGNPVKQSLSPLIHQYFSKETGVLYQYTLCLCTEENFFLKISNFFKNGGIGANITVPFKKKIFSVPHIINKFSRISKTVNTLIKCSNNKIIGDNTDGLGLLYDLKNLFIFKKNTTVLLLGAGGAATSVIYHLLMENCLIYISNRTLMKSKILIKQFKKFGKIFIFEEYKCSQIFDIIINATSSGLYGSYPIFPLSVLHHDIFCYDISYNKNGNLTPFLKLCKNYGVKNFSDGLGMLVAQAAYSFFAWFKIMPNIQSTIMFIRSLNEKLL; encoded by the coding sequence ATGTTGCAAAAAAGTATTTTAGAAAAGAAAATAAAACGTGTTACTTTATTTGGGAATCCTGTCAAACAGTCTTTGTCGCCTCTAATCCATCAATATTTTTCAAAAGAAACAGGTGTGCTTTATCAATATACTTTGTGTTTATGTACGGAGGAAAATTTTTTTTTAAAAATTTCTAATTTTTTTAAGAATGGAGGGATAGGAGCAAATATTACGGTTCCATTTAAAAAAAAAATTTTTTCGGTACCTCATATAATTAATAAATTTTCAAGAATTTCAAAAACTGTAAACACTTTAATTAAATGTTCAAATAATAAAATTATTGGAGATAATACTGATGGTTTAGGTTTATTATATGATCTAAAAAATCTTTTTATTTTTAAAAAAAATACTACAGTTTTATTATTGGGAGCAGGAGGAGCGGCTACTTCTGTTATATATCATTTATTAATGGAAAATTGTTTAATATATATATCTAATAGAACTTTAATGAAGTCTAAAATATTAATTAAACAATTTAAAAAATTTGGAAAAATTTTTATTTTTGAAGAATATAAATGCAGTCAGATTTTTGATATTATTATTAATGCTACTTCATCTGGTTTATATGGATCATATCCTATTTTTCCATTATCTGTATTGCATCACGATATTTTTTGTTATGATATTTCGTATAATAAAAATGGTAATTTAACTCCTTTTTTAAAATTATGTAAAAATTATGGTGTAAAAAATTTTTCTGATGGTTTAGGCATGTTGGTAGCACAAGCTGCATATTCTTTTTTTGCTTGGTTTAAGATTATGCCTAATATTCAGAGTACAATTATGTTTATTAGATCATTAAATGAAAAATTGTTGTAA
- the fmt gene encoding methionyl-tRNA formyltransferase — translation MSKKKTKIIFAGSNKFSLQHLKSLFFSKYKISALLTAKNKKKISPIKKFALQNNIPILQPKNLKKKNFCNQIKDIHADILIICAYGMLIPSSIINLFSKKAINIHASLLPRWRGAAPIQWAILSGDKKTGISIIQMSSVIDAGPILGTVSCPILFNDTTKTIYKKLTPISIHAMHNILIKIIHKNQIKLHKQDERKVTYAPKIKKEDAKISWTKSAKDCERLIRALNPWPRCYFILQNKNIKIIRASVLINNNQNQYKIGEIICANKLGIQICTTCHILNIEEIQIEGCISMHISQILNSKKNWFTPGTILM, via the coding sequence ATGTCTAAAAAAAAAACAAAAATCATTTTTGCCGGATCTAACAAATTCTCACTTCAACATTTAAAATCATTATTTTTTTCAAAATATAAAATCAGCGCTCTTCTCACTGCAAAGAATAAAAAAAAAATCTCTCCAATAAAAAAATTTGCATTACAAAATAATATACCTATATTACAACCTAAAAACTTAAAGAAAAAAAATTTTTGTAATCAAATTAAAGATATACATGCAGATATTCTAATTATTTGTGCATATGGTATGTTGATACCTAGTTCAATAATAAATTTATTTTCAAAGAAAGCAATTAATATACACGCTTCTTTACTTCCTCGCTGGCGAGGTGCTGCCCCTATCCAATGGGCAATCTTATCCGGAGATAAAAAAACTGGAATTAGCATCATTCAAATGAGTTCCGTTATCGACGCCGGCCCAATCTTAGGCACTGTCTCATGCCCTATTCTATTCAACGATACTACAAAAACAATATATAAAAAATTAACACCTATTTCAATACATGCTATGCATAATATTCTCATAAAAATTATACATAAAAATCAAATAAAATTGCATAAACAAGATGAAAGGAAAGTGACATACGCTCCAAAAATAAAAAAAGAAGATGCAAAAATTTCCTGGACTAAATCAGCAAAAGATTGTGAACGATTAATTCGCGCATTAAATCCTTGGCCTCGTTGTTATTTTATATTACAAAATAAAAACATAAAAATAATACGCGCATCAGTTCTTATAAATAATAACCAAAACCAATATAAAATAGGTGAAATTATTTGCGCTAATAAATTAGGAATACAAATATGTACTACATGTCATATTCTAAATATAGAAGAAATACAAATAGAAGGATGTATCTCTATGCATATTAGTCAAATCTTAAATTCTAAAAAAAATTGGTTTACTCCGGGAACTATATTAATGTAA
- the cspE gene encoding transcription antiterminator/RNA stability regulator CspE, translated as MSKIKGNVKWFNESKGFGFITPEDGSKDVFVHFSAIQSNGFKTLAEGQSVEFEITEGAKGPSAANVISI; from the coding sequence ATGTCCAAGATTAAAGGTAATGTTAAGTGGTTTAATGAATCTAAAGGTTTTGGTTTCATTACCCCAGAAGATGGTAGCAAAGATGTTTTTGTTCATTTTTCCGCTATCCAAAGCAACGGATTTAAAACTTTGGCAGAAGGTCAAAGTGTTGAATTTGAAATTACCGAAGGCGCAAAAGGGCCATCAGCTGCTAATGTGATAAGTATATAA
- the rplQ gene encoding 50S ribosomal protein L17, translated as MRHRKSGRFLNRKRSHLQAMLKNMACSLIKYEYIRTTLPKAKELRRFIEPIINFSKYDSVSNRRLIFSRTRDIEVVKKLFSDVGPHFLLRSGGYTRILKCGFRKGDNAILAYIELVGRSR; from the coding sequence ATGAGGCATAGAAAAAGTGGACGGTTTTTAAATAGGAAGAGAAGTCATTTACAAGCAATGTTAAAAAATATGGCGTGTTCATTAATAAAATATGAATATATTCGTACCACTTTGCCTAAAGCCAAGGAATTACGTCGTTTTATTGAACCTATAATTAATTTTTCAAAATATGATTCGGTTTCTAATCGACGATTAATTTTTTCACGTACGCGTGATATTGAAGTAGTAAAAAAATTATTTAGTGATGTAGGTCCACATTTTTTATTGAGATCAGGGGGATATACGCGTATCTTAAAATGTGGTTTTAGAAAAGGTGATAATGCTATTTTAGCATATATTGAATTGGTAGGTCGTTCTCGTTAA
- a CDS encoding DNA-directed RNA polymerase subunit alpha, translated as MQDSIIEFLKPRLVDIQQISVMHSKIILEPLERGFGHTLGNALRRILLSSMPGCAITEVEIHGILHEYMPKEGMKEDILELLLNLKGVAIKLFNKDEVILFLKKRGLGPVLASDISADSSIEIVNLDHVICHLTSPLASLDMRMRVVRGRGYVTAGLRKKIYDDNRAIGKLFLDVSYSPIERIVYHVEAARVAQRTDLDKLIIDLETNGTINPEEAIRKAATILSEQLEAFVDLRGVREPVVKEEKPEFEPVLLRPVDDLELTVRSANCLKTESIHYIGDLVQKMEVDLLKTPNLGKKSLTEIKDVLASRGLSLGMKLENWPPDALIEH; from the coding sequence ATGCAGGATTCTATAATAGAATTTTTGAAACCACGTTTAGTGGATATCCAGCAAATTAGCGTGATGCATTCAAAAATTATCTTAGAACCGTTAGAGCGTGGATTCGGACATACTTTAGGAAATGCTCTACGAAGAATTTTATTATCGTCTATGCCGGGTTGCGCAATAACTGAAGTAGAGATTCATGGAATATTGCATGAATATATGCCTAAAGAAGGTATGAAAGAAGATATCTTAGAGCTTCTTTTAAATTTGAAAGGTGTAGCGATTAAATTATTTAATAAAGATGAAGTTATTTTATTTTTAAAAAAAAGAGGTTTGGGTCCAGTTTTAGCTTCTGATATTAGTGCTGATTCATCAATAGAAATTGTAAATTTAGATCATGTTATTTGTCATTTAACAAGTCCATTAGCGTCTCTCGATATGAGAATGAGGGTGGTTCGTGGTCGCGGTTATGTCACGGCTGGATTAAGAAAAAAAATTTACGATGATAACCGCGCTATTGGAAAATTATTTTTGGATGTTTCCTATAGTCCCATTGAACGAATTGTTTATCATGTTGAAGCGGCGCGCGTTGCTCAACGAACTGATTTAGATAAATTGATTATTGATTTAGAAACTAATGGAACTATTAATCCTGAAGAGGCTATACGAAAAGCTGCAACGATTTTATCAGAGCAATTAGAAGCATTTGTCGATTTAAGAGGGGTGCGCGAGCCTGTTGTTAAAGAAGAGAAACCAGAGTTTGAACCGGTTTTATTGCGTCCCGTTGATGATTTAGAATTAACTGTTAGATCGGCTAACTGCTTAAAAACTGAAAGTATTCATTATATCGGTGATTTAGTACAAAAAATGGAAGTGGATTTATTAAAAACTCCTAATTTGGGAAAAAAATCTTTAACTGAAATAAAAGATGTTTTAGCTTCTCGAGGTTTATCTTTAGGTATGAAGTTAGAAAATTGGCCTCCTGATGCTTTAATAGAACATTAA
- the cysS gene encoding cysteine--tRNA ligase, whose product MVLKIFNSLTKIKEKFFFSYKKIINIYVCGVTTYDFCHIGHARTFLFFDIVIRYLQSLGYQTNYIRNITDIDDKIIHRAQMNHEKVTNFSWRMASEMKKDFYALGLLEPNYEPKVTESISDIILVIKKLIDNKCAYVEKNGDILFSIQSYQKYGQLSRRLLSCFHKQNLETLNNRILFKDFVLWKNCSLVKQEDKINESIWMSPWGLGRPGWHIECSAINHRYCVNGIDIHGGGIDLLFPHHENELAQSFCINQNFPIRYWMHTGMVILNKKKVSKSLNNFITIRNLLLKYHPEVIRFYFLNTHYRHPFYYNEKNLISAKKILIRIYRVILKNHVISLKDAVNYQDNSVRNNFKKQFYNAMNDDFNTPNVCSVLYNLSKYIDKIYLTNILLARLLVNDLLSFGNILGLFTSHPKKFLFKNNTTDSKNLSIINELMELRIYYRHTKQWSQADKIRKKLLTLGVIIEDKKNNSKYRFI is encoded by the coding sequence ATGGTATTAAAAATTTTTAATTCATTAACAAAAATTAAAGAAAAATTTTTTTTTTCATATAAAAAAATCATAAATATTTATGTATGCGGCGTGACAACTTATGATTTTTGTCATATTGGACATGCTCGAACTTTTTTATTTTTTGATATTGTGATTAGATATTTACAGAGTTTAGGATATCAAACTAATTATATTCGCAATATTACAGATATAGATGATAAAATTATTCATCGAGCTCAAATGAATCATGAAAAAGTAACGAATTTTTCATGGCGTATGGCATCAGAAATGAAAAAAGATTTTTATGCTTTAGGATTATTAGAGCCTAATTATGAACCTAAAGTAACTGAATCAATTTCTGATATTATTTTAGTGATTAAAAAATTAATAGATAATAAATGTGCTTATGTTGAAAAAAATGGAGATATTTTATTTTCTATTCAAAGTTATCAAAAATATGGTCAACTTTCTCGTAGATTGTTGAGTTGTTTTCATAAACAAAATTTAGAGACTTTGAATAATCGTATTCTTTTTAAGGATTTTGTTTTATGGAAAAATTGTTCTTTAGTAAAGCAAGAAGACAAAATTAATGAATCTATTTGGATGTCTCCATGGGGATTAGGTCGACCCGGTTGGCATATTGAATGTTCGGCAATTAATCATCGTTATTGTGTCAATGGAATCGATATTCATGGAGGCGGGATTGATTTATTATTTCCGCATCATGAGAATGAATTAGCGCAATCTTTTTGTATCAATCAGAATTTTCCTATACGTTATTGGATGCACACTGGAATGGTTATTTTAAATAAAAAAAAAGTATCTAAGTCTTTAAATAATTTTATTACGATACGCAATTTATTATTAAAATATCATCCTGAAGTTATTCGTTTTTACTTTTTAAATACTCATTATCGACATCCTTTTTATTATAATGAAAAAAATTTAATTTCTGCTAAAAAAATATTAATTCGTATATATAGAGTGATTTTAAAAAATCATGTAATTTCTTTAAAAGATGCAGTAAATTATCAAGATAATAGTGTTAGAAACAATTTTAAAAAACAATTTTATAATGCTATGAATGATGATTTCAATACACCTAATGTATGTTCTGTGTTGTATAATTTATCAAAATATATTGATAAAATTTATCTTACTAACATTTTATTAGCACGTTTATTAGTGAATGATCTATTATCTTTTGGAAATATTTTAGGTTTATTCACTTCTCATCCGAAAAAATTTTTATTTAAAAATAATACGACTGATTCAAAAAATTTAAGTATAATTAATGAATTAATGGAATTACGTATATATTATCGTCATACCAAGCAATGGAGTCAGGCTGATAAAATTAGAAAAAAATTATTAACGTTAGGGGTCATCATAGAAGATAAAAAAAATAATTCAAAATATCGCTTTATCTAA
- the def gene encoding peptide deformylase: MSIKKILQFPDNRLRKIAKPVKKIGKITKKIIRDMFDTMYANHGIGLAATQINIHQQIIVIKKKIQDNKALILINPTILKSSGKIRISESCLSVPNIEKKVNRSYKIQVAAINCNGKKIFLKAKSLLAICIQHEIDHLIGKLFIDHII, translated from the coding sequence ATGTCGATAAAAAAAATTTTACAATTTCCAGACAATCGTTTACGAAAAATCGCAAAACCAGTAAAAAAAATTGGAAAAATAACAAAAAAGATCATAAGAGATATGTTTGATACTATGTATGCGAATCATGGCATCGGATTAGCAGCAACACAAATAAATATCCATCAACAAATTATTGTTATTAAAAAAAAAATACAGGACAATAAAGCTTTAATCTTAATAAATCCTACTATATTAAAGTCATCAGGAAAAATACGCATTTCTGAAAGCTGTTTATCTGTACCAAATATTGAAAAAAAAGTCAATCGTTCTTATAAAATTCAAGTAGCAGCAATTAACTGTAATGGAAAAAAAATTTTTTTAAAAGCTAAATCTCTATTAGCTATTTGTATTCAACATGAAATAGATCATTTAATAGGAAAACTATTTATTGATCATATTATATAA
- the ybeD gene encoding DUF493 family protein YbeD produces MKSSIEKIMKFPCSFTYKVIGLSQPELTNNIIKIIQLHIPGDYVPKIKSSNKGTYLSISVTIFAKNFKQIETLYNELSKIHLVRMVL; encoded by the coding sequence ATGAAGAGTTCAATTGAAAAAATAATGAAATTTCCCTGTTCTTTTACATATAAAGTAATTGGTTTATCTCAACCGGAATTAACTAATAATATTATTAAAATAATACAATTACATATCCCTGGAGATTATGTTCCAAAAATAAAATCAAGTAATAAAGGAACATATTTGTCAATTTCAGTAACAATCTTTGCAAAAAATTTTAAGCAAATTGAAACATTATATAATGAATTAAGCAAAATACATCTAGTAAGAATGGTATTATAA